One part of the Prosthecobacter vanneervenii genome encodes these proteins:
- a CDS encoding bifunctional UDP-3-O-[3-hydroxymyristoyl] N-acetylglucosamine deacetylase/3-hydroxyacyl-ACP dehydratase, giving the protein MAASDRQHTLAKSVSMTGTSLHTGEQVTLTLQPAPENFGFKFRRIDLEDKPFIPALVEKVQKVERATTIAEGGVNVHTVEHVISALAGMGVDNAIIEMDANEPPIADGSSMPFVELIKSAGLQEQNEARKYFEVREPIYQETRGGTILTIVPDKKFRISCTNVGPEGRFTQYFSTEITPETYEKEIAAARTFVYYEDIAPLMEKGLIKGGTLEAAVVIRGETLLSKQPLRFADEFVRHKILDIVGDLMLSGKRILGHVIAVRPGHGPNTELARAIVAQYNQMRSMVPAPVNIPVGEAVLDVNEVMNILPHRYPFLLVDRIIGFEGESKCTGMKNVTINEPFFQGHFPGHPIMPGVLQLEAMAQVASIVLLRMPENHGKIGYFMSANNVKWRRPVLPGDTLIIETEILKTKRSIASGIGRCSVNGQVVSEADLMFSVVDR; this is encoded by the coding sequence ATGGCCGCCTCTGACCGTCAGCACACCCTCGCCAAGTCCGTCTCGATGACGGGCACCTCGCTGCATACCGGCGAACAAGTCACCCTCACCCTCCAGCCTGCGCCGGAGAACTTTGGGTTCAAGTTCCGCCGAATTGATCTGGAGGACAAGCCCTTCATCCCGGCGCTGGTGGAGAAGGTGCAGAAAGTGGAGAGAGCCACGACCATCGCCGAGGGCGGGGTGAATGTGCACACGGTGGAGCATGTGATCTCGGCGCTGGCAGGGATGGGGGTGGACAATGCGATCATCGAGATGGACGCGAATGAGCCGCCGATCGCCGATGGGAGCTCGATGCCGTTTGTGGAGCTGATCAAGTCTGCCGGACTGCAGGAGCAGAATGAGGCGCGCAAGTATTTCGAAGTGCGTGAGCCGATCTACCAGGAGACGCGGGGCGGGACGATCCTGACGATCGTGCCGGACAAGAAGTTCCGCATTTCGTGCACGAATGTGGGTCCGGAAGGACGCTTTACGCAGTATTTCAGCACGGAGATCACTCCCGAGACCTATGAGAAGGAAATCGCGGCGGCGCGCACCTTTGTTTACTACGAGGACATCGCACCTCTGATGGAGAAGGGGCTGATCAAGGGCGGTACGCTGGAGGCTGCTGTGGTGATCCGCGGGGAGACGCTGCTGTCCAAGCAGCCGCTGCGTTTTGCGGACGAGTTTGTGAGGCACAAGATCCTGGACATCGTGGGGGACCTGATGCTTTCCGGAAAGCGGATTCTGGGGCACGTGATCGCCGTGCGTCCGGGGCATGGACCGAACACGGAGCTGGCGCGTGCGATTGTGGCGCAGTACAACCAGATGCGCAGCATGGTGCCGGCGCCGGTGAACATTCCGGTGGGCGAGGCCGTGCTGGATGTGAACGAGGTGATGAACATCCTGCCGCATCGCTATCCCTTCCTGCTGGTGGACCGAATCATTGGGTTTGAAGGCGAGTCGAAGTGCACGGGCATGAAGAATGTGACGATCAACGAGCCGTTCTTCCAGGGGCATTTCCCCGGCCACCCGATCATGCCCGGGGTGCTGCAGCTGGAGGCGATGGCGCAGGTGGCGAGCATCGTGCTGCTGCGCATGCCGGAGAACCACGGCAAGATCGGCTACTTCATGAGCGCCAATAACGTCAAGTGGCGCAGGCCGGTGCTGCCCGGAGACACGCTGATCATTGAGACTGAAATTCTCAAAACGAAGCGGAGCATTGCCAGCGGCATCGGCCGATGCAGTGTGAATGGCCAGGTGGTTTCCGAGGCCGACCTGATGTTCAGCGTGGTGGACCGCTAA
- a CDS encoding PQQ-binding-like beta-propeller repeat protein — protein MKRTLLLVSVFCALDSLHAENWPMWRGANGDGTCGESGLPERWSQTENVVWKVELPERGNSTPVVWGDKVLMTQAIEKEGRRMLMCFDKATGKKVWEAGTVYREPELTHATNPQCAASPATDGERVVVSFASAGVFCYDMNGKELWKRTDLGKQHHIWGNGASPVLAGDRVFFNFGPGENTVLYCFDKKTGKTLWQHKEPGGASGEGEGKKWLGSWGDPLLRKVGVREELLMCYPTRACAFDPQSGKELWTSGGLTNLVYNSPLYADGVMIAMSGYNGAALAVKAGGNGDVTESHRVWQLPKVSQRIGSGVVHNGYHYILSDGGIAECRDLKTGEMVFQERLKGNNWSSLVLSADGKCYAANQIGDCFVFKANPKFELLATNSLGEKIIGSVAVSDGRLFIRGYKHLWCIGKR, from the coding sequence ATGAAACGCACTCTCCTTTTGGTTTCCGTCTTCTGCGCACTGGACTCTCTGCATGCTGAAAACTGGCCCATGTGGCGCGGGGCAAACGGGGACGGGACGTGTGGGGAGTCGGGGCTGCCGGAGAGGTGGAGCCAGACGGAGAATGTGGTGTGGAAAGTGGAACTGCCGGAGCGGGGGAACTCGACACCGGTGGTGTGGGGGGACAAGGTGCTGATGACGCAGGCGATTGAGAAGGAGGGGCGGCGGATGCTGATGTGCTTTGACAAGGCGACGGGCAAGAAGGTATGGGAGGCGGGCACGGTGTATCGGGAGCCTGAGCTGACGCATGCGACGAATCCGCAGTGTGCGGCGTCCCCCGCGACGGATGGCGAGCGGGTGGTGGTGTCCTTTGCGTCAGCGGGGGTGTTTTGCTATGACATGAATGGCAAGGAACTGTGGAAGCGCACCGATCTGGGCAAGCAGCACCACATCTGGGGCAACGGGGCCTCTCCGGTACTGGCGGGGGACCGGGTGTTTTTCAATTTTGGCCCGGGGGAGAACACGGTGCTGTACTGCTTTGACAAAAAGACGGGCAAGACGCTGTGGCAGCATAAGGAGCCGGGCGGGGCCTCTGGCGAAGGTGAGGGGAAGAAGTGGCTGGGCTCGTGGGGGGATCCGCTGCTGCGCAAGGTGGGAGTGCGTGAGGAGCTGCTGATGTGCTACCCGACGCGTGCGTGTGCGTTTGATCCGCAGTCGGGCAAGGAGCTGTGGACGTCCGGCGGGCTGACGAATCTGGTTTATAACTCGCCGCTTTATGCGGATGGGGTGATGATCGCGATGAGCGGGTACAATGGTGCGGCGCTGGCGGTGAAGGCGGGTGGGAATGGAGATGTGACGGAGAGCCATCGCGTGTGGCAACTGCCGAAGGTGAGCCAGCGGATCGGCAGCGGGGTGGTGCACAACGGCTATCATTACATCCTGAGCGACGGGGGGATCGCGGAGTGCCGGGATCTGAAGACGGGAGAGATGGTGTTTCAGGAGCGGCTGAAGGGGAACAACTGGTCGTCTCTGGTGCTGAGCGCGGATGGCAAGTGCTATGCAGCGAACCAGATCGGCGACTGTTTTGTCTTCAAGGCGAACCCGAAGTTTGAGCTGCTGGCGACGAATTCGCTGGGGGAGAAGATCATCGGGTCTGTGGCGGTGAGCGACGGGCGGCTTTTCATCCGCGGGTACAAGCACCTGTGGTGCATCGGGAAGAGGTAG
- a CDS encoding apolipoprotein N-acyltransferase, with product MDRANRILLLFASAAAYAFAFPPYGWWPLALLSVAVLAGVLHQTRPAHGFRAGFAWGLLAFGTGLSWMWSLFGVFSIALWSILSLFPALFGWLVCTARQRGITTGWRLALFIALAWTGTEFVRCELMPLKFPWLHLGLALEPWPLASWVGVYGLGFLAAWMIASLITRCVRLAALLMAGVVLVPVREPELFKSAAIPVTAIQAETAPLNDYLELSRQAPPETRLIVWPEYAVSKDVRRSDSGELTAIQDISISSKALLVFGTQKRLEGARWQNTALAINEGAIVGEHGKNHTVHFFNDGEHGPTASAFEVTLGEDRLEPPFHGKIGTPICFDCDFHDVVRRMVLAGAEFLVVPSMDAASWPARQHIQHAQLFRARAAENRRCMIVAASSGVSQIIDQNGHATASLDAMQRGVLSGTITAINDLTFFTRWGWLTPWLALSILLLWTLWLLAFSKPKMPQPVEAGSD from the coding sequence ATGGACCGCGCCAACCGAATACTTCTGCTCTTCGCCAGCGCGGCCGCCTATGCGTTCGCCTTTCCTCCCTATGGCTGGTGGCCGCTCGCGCTGCTCAGCGTGGCGGTGCTGGCAGGCGTCCTTCATCAGACACGACCTGCACATGGTTTCAGGGCCGGTTTTGCATGGGGCCTGCTGGCTTTTGGCACCGGCCTTTCCTGGATGTGGAGCCTCTTTGGTGTCTTCAGCATCGCACTCTGGAGCATCCTGTCGCTTTTCCCCGCACTGTTCGGCTGGCTGGTCTGCACTGCCCGGCAGCGTGGCATCACCACAGGCTGGCGGCTCGCACTGTTCATCGCCTTGGCATGGACCGGCACGGAGTTTGTGCGCTGCGAGCTCATGCCTCTGAAGTTTCCATGGCTTCATCTTGGCCTCGCTCTCGAACCCTGGCCGCTGGCTTCATGGGTGGGCGTGTATGGCCTGGGATTTCTGGCAGCATGGATGATTGCGAGTCTCATCACTCGATGCGTCCGGCTTGCAGCGCTCCTCATGGCAGGCGTTGTACTTGTGCCCGTCAGGGAACCCGAGTTGTTCAAAAGCGCTGCCATTCCCGTAACCGCCATCCAGGCGGAGACAGCTCCCCTCAATGACTACCTTGAGCTCTCCCGCCAGGCTCCGCCCGAGACCCGGCTGATCGTGTGGCCGGAATATGCCGTATCAAAGGACGTGCGGCGCTCGGACTCCGGCGAATTGACCGCCATCCAAGATATCTCGATCAGCTCCAAAGCATTGCTCGTTTTTGGCACACAAAAACGGCTGGAAGGCGCCAGGTGGCAGAATACGGCGCTTGCGATCAACGAGGGTGCCATCGTCGGTGAACACGGTAAAAACCACACCGTTCACTTCTTCAATGACGGGGAGCATGGCCCCACGGCCTCAGCCTTCGAAGTCACACTTGGGGAGGACCGGCTCGAACCGCCTTTCCACGGAAAGATTGGCACACCCATCTGCTTCGACTGCGATTTCCACGACGTAGTGCGGCGCATGGTCCTGGCTGGCGCGGAATTCCTGGTCGTACCTTCCATGGACGCGGCCTCGTGGCCTGCAAGGCAGCACATTCAGCATGCGCAGCTGTTTCGTGCAAGGGCAGCGGAAAACCGGCGCTGCATGATCGTGGCCGCCTCTTCCGGAGTCTCTCAGATCATTGATCAAAACGGTCATGCCACAGCATCGCTCGATGCGATGCAGCGGGGCGTGCTCAGCGGCACGATCACGGCCATCAACGACCTCACCTTCTTCACCCGCTGGGGCTGGCTCACGCCATGGCTGGCGCTCTCAATCCTGCTGCTCTGGACCCTCTGGCTGCTGGCATTTTCAAAACCGAAAATGCCGCAGCCAGTCGAAGCCGGTTCAGATTAG